Proteins co-encoded in one Pseudochaenichthys georgianus unplaced genomic scaffold, fPseGeo1.2 scaffold_335_arrow_ctg1, whole genome shotgun sequence genomic window:
- the LOC117442197 gene encoding immunoglobulin superfamily member 22-like: MRLNVLGLPDRPSAPIKFESIGSERITLSWLPPKDDGGSKITNYVIWRRVASRSTWVIVTNEPKERVWTVENLMAGHEYVFRIMAQNKFGVGEPLDSEPEVARDLYAPPGQVEKPKVSGVTLDAMTVSWEEPEEDGGTPITGYWLERKETTGKRWTRVTRDPIRPMGMGESFTVSGLIEGSQYLFRVCALNAAGPGPYSASQTPPSPETPSPRPLPPPPRSLIGPSPLWTCTGSRP, from the exons ATGAGGCTCAACGTGCTGg gtctGCCCGACCGCCCCTCTGCTCCCATTAAGTTTGAGTCGATTGGCTCTGAGCGCATCACGCTCTCCTGGCTCCCCCCGAAGGACGACGGCGGCTCCAAGATCACCAACTACGTGATCTGGCGCCGCGTGGCGAGCAGGAGCACCTGGGTGATCGTCACCAACGAGCCCAAGGAGCGCGTCTGGACCGTCGAGAACCTGATGGCCGGGCACGAGTACGTCTTCCGCATCATGGCGCAGAACAAGTTCGGAGTGGGAGAACCTCTGGACAGCGAGCCGGAGGTCGCCCGAGACCTCTACG CGCCCCCCGGGCAGGTGGAGAAGCCGAAGGTGAGCGGCGTGACGCTGGACGCCATGACGGTGAGCTGGGAGGAGCCTGAGGAAGATGGAGGGACCCCCATCACCGGATACTGGCTGGAGAGGAAGGAGACCACCGGGAAGCGCTGGACCCGAGTGACCCGGGACCCGATCCGACCAATGGGAATGGGCGAGAGCTTCACCGTGAGCGGGCTCATCGAGGGCTCGCAGTACCTGTTCAGGGTCTGCGCCCTCAACGCCGCAGGGCCCGGGCCCTACAGCGCCTCACAGACCCCACCTTCGCCAGAGACCCCATCT CCCCGCCCTCTGCCCCCACCCCCAAGATCTCTGATTGGACCAAGTCCTCTGTGGACCTGCACTGGATCCCGCCCCTGA
- the LOC117442192 gene encoding immunoglobulin-like and fibronectin type III domain-containing protein 1: MEGKTYRFRVKSQNAIGVSRPDTTVPITCQEKTLPPTIEVDVKLIEGLVVKAGTPIALPAKMTGIPTPTAKWMSDGKEVVSEGRFNIETVGCSTILSIPQTQRADTGEYLLTVANPSGSKTVALHLTVLDSARSTHLTHQHLGSHPGLHDDQWRAPKDDGGTPITNYVVEKKDVKKPWEPWSVVSSGGTSTKAKVSRLEKGREYNRTRPSREQDGLGAGLESPPTIAKHMFNPPGPPGPPECSDITENAVTVEWTLPEYDGGSPISGYVIERREMTGKWIRVNKTPVLDLRFRVSGLFEGNSYEFRVFAENVAGISGPSMNSNPVKATRAITKPGPPGNLKLKDWSKSYADICWTKPNRDGGTPILGYVGRGSEVRVRSVGKNL, from the exons ATGGAGGGCAAGACCTACCGCTTCAGGGTCAAGTCCCAGAACGCCATCGGCGTGAGCCGGCCTGACACCACCGTCCCCATCACCTGCCAGGAAAAGACAT TGCCGCCAACTATTGAAGTCGATGTGAAGCTCATCGAGGGTCTCGTGGTCAAAGCTGGCACTCCTATTGCCCTGCCGGCTAAGATGACCGGTATCCCCACTCCCACGGCCAAATGGATGAGCGATGGCAAGGAAGTTGTATCTGAAGGCCGCTTCAACATCGAGACCGTTGGATGCTCCACCATCCTCAGCATCCCACAGACCCAGAGAGCAGACACCGGAGAGTACCTTCTCACCGTGGCCAATCCCTCAGGAAGCAAGACCGTCGCTCTGCACCTCACTGTGCTGGATTCTGCCCGGTCCACCCATCTCACCCATCAACATCTTGGAAGTCACCCCGGATTACATGATGATCAGTGGAGGGCACCCAAGGATGATGGTGGCACGCCCATCACAAACTACGTGGTGGAAAAGAAGGATGTGAAGAAGCCGTGGGAGCCCTGGTCCGTGGTTAGCTCCGGCGGCACCAGCACCAAGGCTAAGGTGTCCCGGTTGGAGAAGGGTCGTGAGTACAATCGTACGCGTCCGAGCAGAGAACAAGATGGCCTTGGTGCGGGGCTCGAGAGTCCTCCCACTATTGCCAAGCACATGTTcaaccctcccggtcctccaggcCCGCCAGAGTGCTCTGATATCACAGAGAACGCTGTGACAGTGGAGTGGACCCTGCCCGAGTACGACGGAGGCAGCCCCATCAGTGGGTATGTGATTGAACGCAGAGAAATGACAGGAAAGTGGATCCGTGTCAACAAGACTCCTGTGCTGGACCTCCGATTCAGAGTCTCAGGCCTGTTTGAAGGCAACAGCTACGAGTTCAGAGTGTTTGCAGAGAATGTTGCCGGTATCAGCGGGCCTTCGATGAACTCCAACCCCGTGAAGGCCACTCGTGCCATCACTAAACCTGGACCCCCTGGCAATCTTAAACTGAAGGACTGGAGCAAGTCCTATGCAGACATCTGCTGGACCAAGCCTAACAGAGACGGAGGCACTCCTATTCTAGGCTACGTGGGTCGAGGTTCAGAAGTCAGGGTCCGCTCAGTGGGAAAGAATCTCTAA
- the LOC117442194 gene encoding titin-like codes for MFDPPDAPSTPRVHEVTASSAKISWHEPKDNGSPILGYWIERKEVNSKHWTRVNRALLNSLDVRVEGLMEGLTYIFRVCAENLAGPGPFSEPSERTVAMDAIMTPGPPTPWIADTGKDSVIVAWKPPLYNGGGDILGYHLEKVLVGEKEWSRCTEFRCKDLTFTVTGLTEGADYYIRVIAINDAGPGVPGVTEPVTVKEPEETPAVSLDASVRSGVILRAGAALRLPALVSGRPQPEVKWSKDEKDPEAERMLVETQGRNTTLCIKKAVRADTGLFRVSGTNSSGTKSAECRVSVMDVPGPVVDLKTVQVTKKNITLTWSDPLDNGGSDILGYEVLRKDAKMKLFRQPMETASCKCDITGLLAGEEYDFRVIARNKFGDGTPADLGPILAVDPKGLPTAPEKLHYTDRGKSYISLAWEAPRSDGGSPILGYVLEKMRSDASEFEPASRKMFPECCGTLENLSENMEYEFRVHAVTEVGDGDNCKPISVRIQDDEIAPAITILKFFKNNCISVKKGSSIDVPAEVRGLPLPTLRWTKDGEELLPLEDKLSLESEEVTRTTLRTKISLPGTTRQDTGSYKLRAENCWGSAEHSVRVEILDRPLPPRNIVLSDIKAESCYLTWDAPEDNGGSEITNYILERRDASKKKSDFELVTVHLIERRHGVHKLNVNGQYQFRLKAENRYGVSDGCDSEKVELRDPFGLPGPPRNPSILRATATTMTVTWEPPLDNGGSSIQGYWLEKRERGAVYWARVNRGPVTKPSVKGLQHTVMKLIEGSVYQFRIAACNAAGVGPHCEPTECQLAMEPCNPPSPPGSLEVKDKTKSSVTLSWIPPDRDGGSPVKGYIIEVHEEGSPDWRRVNPADKLHPLTEITVPDLKEGKKCRFRIYAVNAAGNSDPAKTGDVLVQDILIEPTMTLNVNAHELLTCRAGTPLQIPVSFSGRPTPKLTWTFDGPAECEKKNDLHTLPIDSEIQMTDTSSVVLIPESKLTHSGRFIINAENAAGHKLLKVRVTVLDLPGAPRDLKVSDVTRGTCRFTWKAPESDGGERVKSYFIEKKAVNGKAWTKVNPACAAQSLVIPDLINGQEYIFRIRAENRFGFGPLAETELPTKATDPIHPPDPPTRLKIRSVRRGAVSLTWRAPRNDGGAPVTHYSVDLLCWEASGAAKDSWRRCNRRDVDTTSYRVEDLTEGDEYEFRVMAHNEAGQSRPSSTVGPIVLQDQTCAPSIDLKEFMEAEQRSDISIVATVRGCPFPTLTWSKAPAHHPEQRAEVSYDEHINKVVSDDSCTLLVQQANRADTGLYTLTASNSVGRASAEMRLNVLDEAQRAG; via the exons ATGTTCG ACCCCCCCGACGCCCCCTCCACGCCCCGGGTCCACGAGGTCACGGCGAGCAGCGCCAAGATCTCGTGGCACGAGCCCAAAGACAACGGCTCCCCCATCCTGGGCTACTGGATCGAGAGGAAGGAGGTGAACAGCAAGCACTGGACCCGGGTGAACAGGGCTCTGCTGAACTCCCTGGACGTGAGGGTGGAGGGCCTGATGGAGGGCCTCACCTACATCTTCAGGGTCTGCGCAGAGAACTTGGCCGGCCCCGGGCCCTTCAGCGAGCCCAGCGAGCGCACCGTGGCCATGGACGCCATCA tgaCCCCCGGCCCCCCCACCCCCTGGATCGCGGACACTGGGAAGGACTCGGTGATCGTGGCCTGGAAGCCGCCCCTGTATAACGGAGGAGGCGACATCCTGGGATACCACCTGGAGAAG gtgcTGGTGGGCGAGAAGGAGTGGAGCCGCTGCACAGAGTTCAGGTGTAAGGACCTCACCTTCACCGTCACTGGCCTCACGGAGGGGGCAGATTACTACATCAGAGTCATCGCCATCAACGACGCAGGACCAGGCGTCCCAGGGGTCACGGAGCCCGTCACCGTGAAGGAGCCCGAAG AGACCCCGGCGGTGTCCCTTGACGCCTCGGTGAGGAGCGGAGTGATCCTGCGTGCCGGCGCGGCGCTGCGTCTGCCGGCGCTGGTGAGCGGCCGCCCGCAGCCCGAGGTGAAGTGGAGCAAAGACGAGAAGGACCCGGAGGCTGAGCGCATGCTGGTGGAGACGCAGGGCCGCAACACCACGCTCTGCATCAAGAAGGCCGTCCGGGCCGACACCGGACTGTTCCGAGTCTCCGGCACCAACAGCAGCGGCACCAAGAGCGCAGAGTGCCGGGTCAGCGTCATGG ACGTCCCGGGCCCCGTGGTGGACCTGAAGACAGTCCAGGTCACGAAGAAGAACATCACTCTGACCTGGAGCGACCCGCTGGATAACGGCGGCAGCGACATACTCGGATACGAGGTTCTTAGGAAGGACGCCAAGATGAAGCTGTTCCGCCAGCCGATGGAGACGGCCTCCTGCAAGTGTGACATCACGGGCCTGCTGGCTGGCGAGGAGTACGACTTCAGGGTCATCGCCAGGAACAAGTTCGGAGACGGCACCCCCGCTGACCTGGGGCCCATCCTCGCTGTAGACCCCAAAG GCTTGCCCACGGCCCCGGAGAAGCTCCACTACACGGACCGTGGGAAGAGCTACATCTCTCTGGCCTGGGAGGCGCCCCGCTCTGACGGAGGCAGCCCCATTCTGGGCTACGTGCTGGAGAAGATGCGCTCCGACGCCTCGGAGTTCGAGCCGGCCAGCAGGAAGATGTTCCCCGAGTGCTGCGGCACGCTGGAGAACCTCTCGGAGAACATGGAGTACGAGTTCAGGGTCCATGCCGTCACCGAGGTGGGAGACGGAGACAACTGCAAGCCAATCAGCGTCCGGATCCAGGACGACGAGA TTGCCCCGGCGATCACCATCCTGAAGTTCTTCAAGAATAACTGCATCAGCGTGAAGAAGGGCTCTTCCATCGATGTGCCGGCGGAGGTGCGGGGGCTGCCGCTGCCCACCCTGCGCTGGACCAAGGACGGAGAGGAGCTGCTGCCGCTGGAGGACAAGCTGAGCCTGGAGAGCGAGGAG GTGACCCGGACCACCCTCCGGACCAAGATCTCCCTCCCAGGAACCACCAGGCAGGACACGGGCAGCTACAAGCTGCGGGCGGAGAACTGCTGGGGCAGCGCGGAGCACAGCGTGCGGGTGGAGATACTGG ACCGGCCTCTTCCTCCCAGGAACATCGTGCTGTCGGACATCAAGGCGGAGTCCTGCTACCTGACCTGGGACGCGCCCGAGGATAACGGAGGCAGCGAGATCACCAACTACATCCTGGAGAGACGAGACGCCAGCAAGAAGAAGTCCGACTTCGAGCTGGTCACCGTGCACCTGATCGAGCGCAGACACGGG GTGCACAAGCTGAACGTGAACGGGCAGTACCAGTTCCGCCTCAAAGCGGAGAACAGGTACGGCGTGAGCGACGGCTGCGACTCGGAGAAGGTTGAGCTGAGGGACCCCTTCGGCCTGCCCGGACCCCCGCGCAACCCCAGTATCCTGCGGGCCACGGCCACCACCATGACCGTGACCTGGGAGCCCCCCCTGGACAACGGGGGCTCCAGCATCCAGGGCTACTGGCTGGAGAAGAGGGAGCGCGGCGCCGTGTACTGGGCCCGCGTCAACAGGGGGCCGGTCACCAAGCCCTCGGTGAAGGGCCTGCAGCACACCGTGATGAAGCTCATCGAGGGGTCCGTGTACCAGTTCAGGATCGCAGCCTGCAACGCTGCCGGGGTCGGGCCCCACTGCGAGCCCACCGAGTGCCAGCTGGCCATGGAACCCTGCA ACCCCCCCAGCCCCCCCGGCTCCCTCGAGGTTAAAGACAAGACAAAGAGCAGCGTGACTCTGAGCTGGATCCCCCCCGACAGAGACGGAGGCAGCCCCGTCAAGGGCTACATCATCGAGGTGCACGAAGAGGGCTCTCCTGATTGGAGGAGGGTCAACCCCGCCGATAAGCTCCACCCCCTGACGGAGATCACCGTCCCCGACCTGAAGGAGGGCAAGAAGTGCCGCTTCAGGATCTACGCCGTCAACGCCGCCGGCAACTCTGATCCCGCCAAGACCGGAGACGTGCTGGTGCAGGACATCCTGA TCGAGCCGACGATGACTCTGAATGTGAATGCTCACGAGCTGCTGACCTGCAGAGCGGGAACCCCCCTGCAGATCCCTGTCTCCTTCAGCGGACGCCCCACCCCCAAACTCACCTGGACCTTCGACGGCCCCGCGGAGTGCGAGAAGAAGAACGACCTGCACACGCTGCCCATCGACTCCGAG ATCCAAATGACAGACACCAGCTCGGTGGTCCTGATCCCGGAGAGCAAGCTGACCCACAGCGGGCGCTTCATCATCAACGCAGAGAATGCCGCCGGACACAAGCTGCTCAAAGTGCGCGTCACCGTGCTCG ACCTGCCCGGGGCCCCCAGAGACCTGAAGGTGAGCGACGTGACTCGAGGCACCTGCAGATTCACCTGGAAAGCTCCAGAGAGCGACGGAGGAGAGAGGGTGAAGAGCTACTTCATCGAGAAGAAGGCGGTCAACGGGAAGGCCTGGACCAAG GTGAACCCGGCCTGTGCAGCCCAGTCTCTGGTGATCCCAGACCTCATCAACGGACAGGAGTACATCTTCAGGATCCGAGCAGAGAACCGCTTCGGCTTCGGACCCCTGGCTGAGACCGAGCTGCCCACCAAGGCCACCGACCCCATCC ACCCCCCCGACCCCCCCACCAGGCTGAAGATCAGGAGCGTGAGGCGGGGGGCCGTCTCTCTGACCTGGAGGGCCCCGAGGAACGATGGAGGGGCCCCGGTGACTCACTACAGCGTGGACCTGCTCTGCTGGGAGGCCAGCGGGGCCGCCAAGGACTCCTGGAGGAG GTGCAACAGGAGAGACGTGGACACCACCAGCTACCGGGTGGAGGACCTGACGGAGGGTGATGAGTACGAGTTCAGGGTGATGGCCCACAACGAGGCGGGCCAGAGCCGGCCCTCCAGCACCGTGGGCCCCATCGTGCTGCAGGACCAGACCt GCGCTCCGTCCATCGACCTGAAGGAGTTCATGGAGGCGGAGCAGCGCTCCGACATCAGCATCGTGGCGACGGTGCGCGGCTGCCCCTTCCCCACCCTCACCTGGAGCAAGGCGCCGGCCCACCACCCCGAGCAGCGCGCGGAGGTCTCGTACGACGAGCACATCAACAAGGTGGTGAGCGACGACAGCTGCACGCTCCTCGTCCAGCAGGCGAACCGAGCCGACACCGGGCTCTACACCCTGACCGCCTCCAACAGCGTGGGGAGGGCCTCCGCGGAGATGAGGCTCAACGTGCTGG ATGAGGCTCAACGTGCTGGGtaa
- the LOC117442193 gene encoding immunoglobulin-like and fibronectin type III domain-containing protein 1: protein MVVHAGGVIRIIAYVSGQPAPEVTWTRDGAALPLEAVLETTGISSSLVIKPCTRKHLGVYTLTAKNAGGEKTKNITVEVLDVPGPVGIPFSAENLSSESSTTSWRSVRPSVRPGPPCPSPPAGRTPWLRASTTGKSYFFRVAAENAIGLGPFMCTAAEILIKEPMSVPDRPEELEVTKVTKDLISVTWKAPKFDGGSEIIMYMLEARMIGKDKFSRLTKDALMERKFTFDGLREGDTFEFRVIAVNEVGPSKPSFGTKPITCKDELEPPTIELDFRDAIVIRVGESCLLQGRYSGKPSPSIPVVPRGRKS from the exons ATGGTAGTCCACGCCGGCGGAGTGATCCGGATCATTGCCTACGTGTCGGGCCAGCCGGCCCCCGAGGTCACATGGACTCGAGATGGTGCCGCGCTGCCTCTAGAGGCAGTGCTGGAGACGACCGGAATCAGCTCGTCTCTGGTCATCAAACCCTGCACCAGGAAGCACCTGGGCGTCTACACGCTGACCGCCAAGAACGCCGGTGGAGAAAagaccaagaacatcactgtgGAAGTCCTGG ACGTCCCCGGGCCTGTGGGAATCCCCTTCAGTGCGGAGAACCTGAGCAGCGAGTCCT CAACTACATCGTGGAGAAGCGTGAGGCCGAGCGTAAGGCCTGGACCGCCGTGTCCTTCACCGCCAGCCGGCAGAACGCCGTGGCTCAGGGCCTCCACCACCGGCAAGTCCTACTTCTTCAGAGTCGCCGCGGAGAACGCCATTGGGCTCGGACCCTTCATGTGCACCGCCGCCGAGATCCTCATCAAAGAACCCATGA GTGTGCCGGACCGCCCTGAGGAGCTGGAGGTCACCAAGGTCACCAAGGACCTGATCAGCGTCACCTGGAAAGCCCCGAAGTTCGACGGCGGCTCGGAGATCATCATGTACATGCTGGAGGCGCGCATGATCGGCAAAGACAAGTTCAGCCGTCTGACCAAAGACGCTCTGATGGAGAGGAAGTTCACGTTCGACGGTCTGCGGGAGGGCGACACCTTCGAGTTCAGGGTCATCGCCGTCAACGAGGTCGGGCCCAGCAAGCCGTCCTTCGGCACCAAACCCATCACCTGCAAGGACGAGCTGG AGCCGCCCACCATCGAGCTGGACTTCCGCGATGCGATCGTGATCCGTGTGGGCGAGAGCTGCCTGCTGCAGGGCCGCTACAGCGGGAAACCGTCCCCGTCCATACCTGTGGTACCGCGAGGACGAAAGAGCTGA